From one Bordetella genomosp. 9 genomic stretch:
- the kefC gene encoding glutathione-regulated potassium-efflux system protein KefC: protein MDKALLLEVLEYLAAAVIFVPLAMRARMGSVLGYLIAGCVIGPWGLRVVEDPEQILSFAEIGVVLMLFLIGLELDPRRLWHMRVPVFGGGALQVGLCGAALAAFMAWLGLAWPVAALVGLTLALSSTAVAMQAMGERSLLQTTLGERSFSVLLFQDLAAIPLIAMIPLLAGGQAGEGGDSIGLATLKIIAAVAVAVVVGRYLARPLLRFVARSGLREVFSAVALLLVIGVGELMEHAGLSMAMGAFLAGVLLASSEYRHALESDIQPFKGLLLGLFFMGVGMSIDFGTLLQRPLMILGVLAGFLVLKFAVLYVLGRLFGAQRGRCLMFATLLGQGSEFAFVVFSTARAADVLPEDWSRVLTLVVALSMAATPVILALLDVLERRQPKSTRATDEIEDDGARVIIAGFGRFGQIAGRLLLANGVKVVILDHDPDNIDTVRKFGTKVFYGDATRSDLLETAGAARAEVIVNAIDSVSDSLRLVDVVQRDFPNLRVVARARDAVHYFQLRKRGVDMVERELFESSLLAGRRALEALGMGAYEAKEVADAFRINNIAMLEETAPRFEDDGFRITVARRAQDTLEKSISRDRELSRVAHRVPWGGEAEPPPREQDQAA from the coding sequence ATGGATAAGGCACTCCTGCTGGAGGTCTTGGAATACCTGGCCGCGGCGGTCATCTTCGTGCCGCTGGCGATGCGGGCGCGCATGGGGTCGGTATTGGGGTATCTGATCGCCGGCTGCGTCATTGGGCCGTGGGGCCTGCGCGTGGTGGAGGATCCCGAGCAGATCCTGAGTTTCGCCGAGATCGGCGTGGTCCTGATGCTGTTCCTGATCGGCCTGGAGCTGGACCCCCGGCGCCTGTGGCACATGCGCGTGCCGGTTTTCGGCGGCGGCGCGCTGCAGGTCGGCTTGTGCGGGGCGGCATTGGCGGCCTTCATGGCATGGCTGGGCCTGGCCTGGCCGGTCGCGGCGCTGGTGGGGCTGACCCTGGCGCTGTCGTCGACCGCGGTGGCGATGCAGGCCATGGGCGAACGCAGCCTGCTGCAGACGACCCTGGGCGAACGGTCTTTTTCGGTGCTGTTGTTCCAGGACCTGGCGGCCATTCCGCTGATCGCCATGATTCCCCTGCTGGCGGGGGGCCAGGCCGGCGAAGGCGGCGACAGCATCGGCCTGGCGACGCTGAAGATCATCGCCGCCGTCGCGGTGGCGGTGGTGGTGGGCCGCTACCTGGCGCGGCCGCTGCTGCGCTTCGTGGCCCGTTCCGGCCTGCGCGAAGTCTTCAGCGCGGTGGCGCTGCTGCTGGTGATCGGCGTGGGCGAACTGATGGAACATGCCGGTCTGTCGATGGCCATGGGGGCCTTCCTGGCGGGCGTGCTGCTGGCCAGCTCCGAATACCGTCACGCGCTGGAAAGCGATATCCAGCCGTTCAAGGGGCTGTTGCTGGGCCTGTTCTTCATGGGCGTGGGCATGTCGATAGACTTCGGCACGCTGCTGCAGCGTCCGCTGATGATACTGGGTGTGCTCGCGGGCTTCCTGGTGTTGAAGTTCGCGGTGCTTTACGTGCTGGGCCGCCTGTTCGGCGCGCAGCGCGGCCGTTGCCTGATGTTCGCCACCTTGCTGGGGCAGGGCAGCGAATTCGCCTTCGTGGTGTTTTCGACGGCGCGCGCGGCCGACGTGCTGCCCGAGGACTGGTCGCGGGTGCTGACCCTGGTGGTGGCGCTGTCGATGGCGGCGACGCCGGTGATCCTGGCGCTGCTGGACGTGCTGGAGCGCCGCCAGCCCAAGAGCACGCGGGCCACCGACGAGATCGAGGACGACGGGGCGCGCGTCATCATCGCCGGCTTCGGCAGGTTCGGGCAGATCGCCGGGCGCCTGCTGCTTGCCAATGGCGTCAAGGTCGTGATCCTGGACCACGATCCGGACAACATCGATACGGTCCGCAAGTTCGGCACCAAGGTGTTCTATGGGGACGCCACGCGGTCGGACCTGCTGGAAACGGCGGGCGCGGCGCGGGCGGAAGTCATCGTCAACGCCATCGACAGCGTTTCCGACAGCCTGCGCCTGGTCGATGTGGTGCAGCGCGACTTTCCCAATCTGCGCGTGGTCGCGCGGGCGCGCGATGCCGTGCATTACTTCCAGCTGCGCAAGCGCGGCGTCGATATGGTCGAGCGGGAATTGTTCGAATCGTCGCTGCTGGCCGGCCGGCGGGCACTGGAGGCCCTCGGGATGGGCGCCTACGAGGCCAAGGAAGTGGCGGACGCCTTCCGCATCAACAACATCGCCATGCTGGAAGAAACGGCGCCCCGGTTCGAGGACGACGGCTTCCGCATCACGGTCGCCCGGCGTGCGCAGGATACGCTGGAAAAATCGATCTCGCGCGACCGCGAATTGTCGCGGGTGGCGCACCGGGTGCCGTGGGGCGGCGAAGCCGAGCCGCCACCGCGGGAGCAGGATCAGGCTGCCTGA
- the kefF gene encoding glutathione-regulated potassium-efflux system oxidoreductase KefF encodes MILIVYAHPYPRHSRTNRAMLAALDDVPEVRVRSLYDLYPDFHIDVAAEQAALADASVVVWQHPLHWYGAPALFRQWMDRVLEHGWAYGVDGAALRGKSLMWAVTTGGTADDFAHCADADLGVLAQPLRSAAELCGMQWLPPYAVHGAVSLDAMALATVATRYRDVLARHAAGNPATDRHAASPASPAMTEAGHG; translated from the coding sequence ATGATCCTAATCGTATACGCCCATCCCTATCCGCGGCATTCCCGCACCAATCGTGCCATGCTCGCGGCGCTGGACGACGTGCCGGAAGTGCGCGTGCGCTCCCTGTACGACCTGTACCCCGATTTCCACATCGACGTGGCGGCCGAACAGGCGGCGTTGGCCGACGCCAGCGTGGTCGTGTGGCAGCACCCCCTGCATTGGTACGGCGCGCCGGCCCTGTTCCGGCAATGGATGGACAGGGTGCTGGAACACGGCTGGGCGTATGGCGTGGACGGCGCCGCCTTGCGCGGCAAGTCCTTGATGTGGGCCGTGACCACGGGCGGGACAGCGGACGATTTCGCGCATTGCGCCGATGCCGACCTGGGCGTGCTGGCCCAACCCCTGCGCAGCGCCGCGGAGCTGTGCGGCATGCAATGGCTGCCGCCCTATGCGGTGCACGGCGCCGTGTCGCTGGACGCCATGGCGCTGGCGACGGTGGCCACGCGCTACCGCGACGTGCTGGCGCGCCACGCGGCCGGCAACCCAGCGACAGACAGGCACGCGGCCAGCCCGGCCAGCCCGGCCATGACGGAGGCCGGACATGGATAA
- the rocF gene encoding arginase, giving the protein MKETIDLIGAPTDVGASIRGASMGPEALRVAGLQQALARHALEVNDTGNLAGPPNPASAAPAGIRNLDEVVQWNRAVYQAVLTSRRNGRFPILLGGDHCLAIGSISAIAQHCRDAGKRLMVLWLDAHADANTHMISPTGNIHGMPIACLCGDGPDELTRLADIHPAVPDPAAIRQIGIRSVDADEKRQLRALGIKVFDMRYIDENGMRQTMEMALADLTEDTHLHVSFDADFLDPVVAPGVGTPVLGGPTYREAQLCMEMIADTGRLGSLDLMELNPARDMRNQTAEVVVDLVESLFGKSTLIRP; this is encoded by the coding sequence ATGAAGGAAACGATCGATCTCATCGGCGCGCCGACCGATGTCGGGGCGAGCATACGCGGCGCGTCGATGGGGCCGGAGGCCTTGCGCGTGGCCGGCCTGCAGCAGGCGCTGGCGCGGCACGCGCTCGAGGTCAACGACACCGGCAACCTGGCCGGACCGCCGAATCCGGCCAGCGCCGCGCCGGCCGGCATCCGCAACCTGGACGAGGTCGTGCAATGGAATCGCGCGGTCTACCAGGCGGTACTGACGTCGCGGCGCAACGGCCGCTTTCCCATCCTGTTGGGCGGCGACCATTGCCTGGCGATCGGCTCCATCAGCGCCATCGCGCAACATTGCCGCGACGCCGGCAAGCGGCTGATGGTGCTGTGGCTGGACGCGCACGCCGACGCCAACACCCATATGATCAGCCCGACCGGCAATATCCACGGCATGCCGATCGCCTGCCTGTGCGGCGACGGCCCCGACGAACTGACCCGGCTGGCGGACATCCATCCCGCCGTGCCCGACCCCGCCGCCATCCGCCAGATCGGCATCCGCAGCGTCGACGCCGACGAAAAGCGCCAGCTGCGGGCGCTCGGCATCAAGGTCTTCGATATGCGCTATATCGACGAAAACGGCATGCGCCAGACCATGGAAATGGCCCTGGCGGACCTGACCGAGGACACCCACCTGCACGTCAGCTTCGACGCCGATTTCCTCGATCCGGTGGTCGCGCCGGGGGTGGGCACCCCGGTGCTGGGCGGCCCGACCTACCGCGAAGCGCAGCTGTGCATGGAGATGATCGCCGACACCGGCCGCCTGGGGTCGCTGGACCTGATGGAGCTGAATCCGGCCAGGGATATGCGCAACCAGACCGCGGAAGTCGTGGTGGACCTGGTGGAGAGCCTTTTTGGAAAATCCACGTTGATCCGGCCGTAG
- a CDS encoding DoxX family protein: MTRHDDAAKLILRVVLGVLILLHGIFKMTHGVGGILGMVQAHGLPSFIAYLVYIGEVVAPILIIAGIFTRLGALIIAINMLVAFSLVHSGQLFQLNGQGGWQLELQGMYLFTAIAIALMGAGRFSVGGAGGRFN; the protein is encoded by the coding sequence ATGACCCGACATGACGACGCAGCCAAGCTTATCCTACGAGTGGTGCTGGGCGTGCTTATCCTGCTGCACGGCATATTCAAGATGACCCACGGCGTGGGCGGCATTCTCGGCATGGTGCAAGCGCATGGCCTGCCCTCTTTCATCGCGTATCTCGTCTACATCGGCGAGGTGGTTGCGCCCATCCTGATCATCGCCGGCATCTTCACGCGCCTGGGCGCGCTGATCATCGCCATCAACATGCTGGTGGCTTTCTCGCTGGTCCACAGCGGGCAGCTGTTCCAACTCAACGGCCAGGGCGGCTGGCAGCTGGAATTGCAAGGCATGTACCTGTTCACGGCCATCGCCATCGCCCTGATGGGCGCCGGACGCTTCAGCGTCGGCGGCGCCGGCGGCCGCTTCAACTGA